The Lytechinus pictus isolate F3 Inbred chromosome 15, Lp3.0, whole genome shotgun sequence genome contains a region encoding:
- the LOC129277694 gene encoding abasic site processing protein HMCES-like produces MCGRTVSALNHNEIRRACTYRNRHGRRMRPGRRNRGPRQGGGGGGGGGQKRGTTANQAPQTQAPSSNPSQGNEGVQRKYYPSFNISPTRTTPVLISSKHFGGKDASGPSLDTGDREIVPMTWGLVPSWHKGQAKEMAYKMNNCRGEGMLERASFKRPFEKGQRCVVLVDGFYEWKTDADKNKQPYFIYFAQEHPPVDLTIHSSEDLMEENPDLEVVEEPTEVSEDDPGWTGHKLLTMAGLFDCWNPPDGGEPLYTYSVITVESKDSLSWLHHRMPAILEGDDEIQTWLDFGTVDSNKKAASLVSARSCLAWHPVTKSVGNVRYKEPDCIKPIELGKPDKPKVESKSSQFMSSWLSKGSKTPEGKIKTEGGPAKKEEPSKKKTRASLMKWFVKKEKMEDEGVEDERKKRTGEGVTVKEEEPSPKKSRVS; encoded by the exons ATGTGTGGGAGAACTGTAAG TGCACTAAATCATAATGAAATACGACGGGCATGTACCTACAGAAATCGCCATGGCCGGAGGATGCGGCCTGGGAGGCGTAACAGAGGACCAAGACAAGGAGgaggcggtggtggtggtggcgggcAAAAGCGAGGGACCACAGCTAACCAAGCACCTCAAACACAAGCCCCTAGTTCAAATCCCAGTCAAGGAAATGAGGGCGTCCAGAGGAAGTATTACCCATCATTCAATATTTCACCAACAAGGACAAC TCCTGTTCTGATATCGAGCAAGCACTTTGGAGGTAAAGATGCCTCTGGCCCATCTTTGGATACTGGAGATCGTGAGATCGTTCCCATGACGTGGGGCCTCGTCCCATCGTGGCACAAAGGCCAAGCAAAAGAGATGGCTTACAAGATGAACAACTGCCGCGGTGAAGGCATGCTAGAAAGGGCAAGTTTCAAGCGTCCATTTGAGAAGGGCCAGCGTTGTGTGGTACTTGTTGATGG GTTCTATGAGTGGAAGACGGATGCAGACAAGAATAAGCAGCCCTACTTCATTTACTTCGCCCAGGAGCATCCTCCCGTAGATCTCACCATCCACTCCAGTGAAGATTTGATGGAAGAGAACCCTGACCTGGAGGTCGTGGAGGAGCCCACGGAGGTCAGCGAAGATGACCCGGGATGGACGGGTCACAAGCTGCTGACCATGGCCGGCTTGTTTGACTGCTGGAATCCACCTGAT GGAGGTGAGCCACTGTATACTTACTCTGTGATCACTGTGGAATCCAAGGATAGCCTGTCGTGGCTTCATCACAGAATGCCCGCCATCTTGGAAGGGGATGACGAGATACAAACGTGGTTGGATTTCGGCACCGTGGATTCCAATAAGAAG GCCGCATCCCTTGTCAGCGCTAGAAGCTGCCTGGCCTGGCATCCTGTGACAAAATCTGTCGGCAATGTTCGCTACAAGGAGCCAGACTGCATTAAGCCAATTGAACTCGG AAAACCTGACAAGCCAAAGGTCGAGAGTAAGAGCAGCCAGTTCATGTCATCCTGGCTCTCCAAAGGGAGTAAAACACCAGAAGGGAAGATCAAGACAGAGGGAGGGCCTGCAAAGAAGGAAGAGCCCAGCAAGAAGAAGACTCGTGCTTCATTGATGAAGTGGTTcgtgaagaaagaaaagatggaagATGAAGGGGTGGAGGATGAGAGGAAGAAGAGAACGGGGGAGGGCGTGACTGTGAAGGAGGAGGAGCCTTCCCCGAAGAAAAGTAGGGTGTCTTGA